The Paraburkholderia hospita region TCGTACGCGTCGATTCATGGCGGGCCGTTTCCCGCAACGTCTGACAGCCGCTTTACGTCGGTTGGCATGACTGCCATCGAACGCTTCCTGCGTCCCGTCTGCTATCAGGGCTTCCCGGACGATCTGCTGCCCGAGGCGCTGAAGCATGACAATCCGCTCGGCATCTGGCGACTCACCGACGGTGAGTTGTCGAAAGCCTGAATCAAGCCTGCAATCATGTGCTGGGCGCGCGACCGGTGCGTTTTACCGGTCGCGCGTTCGTGTTGTTTCGAAGCGCATGAATGCCGGCGCATCACCACAGACGGAAACCGTTTCATGGACAAGATTCACAGCCTGCGCGTTTTTTCGCGGGTCGTCGAAACCGGTAGTTTCACTGCCGTAGCGAACGTACTAGACAGCAATGTGGCGCGCGTCTCGCGTGCCGTTTCGGAACTGGAAAACGATTTGCGCGTGCGGCTCTTTCATCGCACGACGCGGCGCATCACGCTCACCGATGCCGGCGCCCGCTATTACGAGCGATGCCAGCAGATTCTCGCCGACCTCGACTACGCCGACGCCGAAGCCGGCAACGCGATGAACGAGCCGCACGGCACGCTGCGTGTGCACGCGATGCCGGGCCTAGGACAAACTCATCTCGCCGCATGCATCGTCGGCTATCAGGCGCGCTATCCGAACATCGAGATCGAACTCGTGTTGTCATCGACGATGCCGCGGCTCGTCGAGGAACAGTTCGACGTATCCGTCGTGACGGCGCGAACGCTGCCCGATTCGGGTTACGTCAGCCAGGTGACGGGCACGAGCTACAGCATGCTGGTCGCCGCGCCGTCGTATCTGGAGAAGCACGCGCCTCTGCGCTCGCCGGACGATCTGGACGGACACGCATTCGTGCGGCTGCAGTCGCCCGCCTCGTCGACGGATGGATGGCAACTCGAAGGCGCGGACGGCGACGTGCTGTTGAATGCGTCGGCGGCCCGCTACAGGATCAACGATCCCGAGGCTTTGCGCGTGGCGCTGCGCGCCGGCGCGGGCATCGGTGCGCTCGCAGTCTATTCGGCTATCGATGATCTTCGCGCAGGCACGCTGGTTCGCGTTCTGCCGCAATTCCAGCTGCCGACTCGCAACGTCTATTCGGTTTACGCTTCGCGCCGCTATGTCGATGCGAAGATCCGCACGTTCGTCGAATTCCTCAAGGAGGATCTCAGCGCGCGACTTGCTGCACAGGAAGCCACCTTGGTTTCGTGACAGCGCATGATGTCGTTCAGACCGCGACGATTCCCGTCAGACTACCGGCGTCGCGCAGCACGACGTGCGTGTCGGAGCCGTCGAGCGAAACGCGGCGGATCGTGCCGCCCAGATCGCTGACATAAGCGACGTTGCGGTAAGGATGCACGGACAATCCGATTGCCTCGTTGAAGCCGTCGAGCAATACCTCAGCATGCAAGCCCATCTCGTCACGCTGAAGCCGGCTGCGATTCAATGTGTTGCCGAACGGCGGCGCGCCGCGATCGGTCCAGTAAAGGGTCATCGTCGCCGCATCGAGTTCGAGATCGACGGGCTCCGGCAAGTTGTCGAAGAGGGTGTCGATATCGTCGCGCGATGCTGGCGACACGCTTTTGCGGCGCGGATTCAGCGGCGCGCGCAGGATGCGTCCCGTGTTCGATTTCGTCGCGCCCTTTTGCGTCCAGTAGATCTGCTCACGTTCGACATCGAGCGCGAGTCCGACACACCAGTTCCGTGCATCCGCCTGTTGATGCGCGCCATAGCCCGTTTGCACGAGCGTCTCCAGTGACGATCCGTCGAGCCTGCAGCGCATCACGCGCATGCCTTCGCGGTCGCACCAGTAGAGATGGCCGCCGCGTGGCTCGATGAGCAGTTGCTTTGGCGTGTGCGTTAATCCCGGCGGCACGATGGTCGTGAGGTCGCCGCCGTCGAGATCGCAACGCATGATGAAGCCGTCGTTGCGCGACGGCACGCCCATGTTGGTCCAGTAGAGATGACCGCGCGCCGTGTCGATGGCGATGCCGTCCGGTCCCGCACAGCAAGCGTCGACCAGCACTTCGAACCGGCCGCCGTCGCTCATCGTCGAAAGCACGCGATTGCCGCTGTGGTCGAGAAAGTACAGACGCATGTCATCTGATGCGCCCGCCTGCTCGCCGTGACGTTCCAGAAGCGCGTGCTCCATCATTGACCCGCGACGGCGAAGCCGCGATATGGCAGCAGCGGAACGAGCATCTGGATTTCGAGCTTGCCGGCCAGCATCAGCGGCAGTGCTTCGACGGTGGCACGCGCTGCGCTTTCGTCCGCCGCTTCGATCAGCAGGCACGCACCCGGCAGGTCCGCGCGGGTCCAGATCTGACGAATCGTATCAGTCGCGTACTTCTCCTTGACGTACGCGACTTCCATCGCACGCTGCTCATTCGTGACGGGCGTGGCGTCATGCTTGACGCGCATTGCAAACAGAAATTGCATGAGAACTCCTTCGACTTTCACGTGTTGTTGAACTTACGTGCAGTCTAAGAAGCATGCTCAAACGGAAAAAGACGGCGTTCCGTAAAAGCCTCTTTTACGGAACCTGAAAAATGCGGGCCTGCGGGTGATCAAAACGCCTTAGCAAGACGGAATGCCGAAACGGCTTCGCGCATCGTCTGCGCCTGGCTTTCCAGCGCACTCGCTGCGGCGGCCGCCTGCTCGACGAGCGCCGCATTCTGCTGTGTGACCTGGTCCATCTGGCTCACCGCGTGGCCTACCTGCTCGATGCCGTCGCTCTGCTCGGCCGTCGCTGTCGTGATTTCGCCCATGATGCCCGCGACGTTGCGCACTGACCGCACGATCTCAGTCATCGTCGCGCCCGCCTGCGTGACGAGTCCATTGCCGTTCTGCACGTGATCGAGGGAAGTGCCGATCAGCGCCTTGATCTCGCGTGCGGCGCCCGCGCTGCGCTGCGCGAGCGTGCGCACTTCGCCCGCTACGACGGCGAACCCGCGCCCCTGCTCGCCCGCGCGTGCCGACTCGACGGCCGCATTCAGCGCGAGAATATTCGTCTGAAACGCGATGCTGTCGATCATGCCGATGATGTCCGCGATCTTGCTCGAACTCGAGCTGATCTCGGCCATCGTGTGCACCGCGCGCTCGACCACGTCGCCGCCCTGCTGCGCGAGATCGGCGGCATTCGTGGCAAGCCTGTTAGCTTCGCGCGCGTGCTCGGCGTTCTGCTTCACGGTCGACGTTAGTTGCTCCATGCTCGCCGCCGTTTCTTCGAGCGACGCCGACTGCTCTTCCGTGCGACTCGACAGATCGAGATTGCCCGCCGCGATCTCGCGCGCCGCCGTATGAATTGCTTCACAGCTTTCGCGCACGCCGGAAACCGTCCGCGTGAGGCCCGACTGCATGCGGTGCATCGCGGCGAACAACTGACCGATCTCGCTCTTGCTCGCTTCGGGCACGCGCACCGTCAGATCGTTGGAGGCGATGCGATCGAGCACGTCGGCCGCCTGCGCAAGCGGCGTGGTGACCGTGCGTTGCAACGCGATGTACGCGAGCACGATCAGGCCGACTGCAATCGCGATGCCGAACATCACCGTGCCGACGATCCATTGATAGCGCTGATTGCCGCTCGCGAGCGCATCTTCGGAAAGCTGGTTCGCGAGCTTCTGGAATTTCTCGACGTTCGTCGAATAGGCCGCGCCCGATGCGGTGATGTCGCGATCGTTGAGCGCCGCGTAGGTAGCCGTGTCGCCGTTGCGCAATGCGTCGGCGGCACGGTTGAGCGTCGTGGCAAGTTGCGTCGCCGAATCGAGCAGTTGCTGCTTGAGCGCAGCGTCCATGCCGTCGAACGCATCCGACTTCTCGAAAGCCTGCGTCTCGCGCACGGACAGGTCGAGCGAGCGTTGCGCGCTCTGTAGCGCCGAGTCGCGCGTGGCCGTGTCATTGCGCTCCTTCAGCGCGGAGTAAGCGCGCACCATCGCCGAACGCGTGCGCGTCGTGTCCTTGTACGCATCGTTGACGAGAATCGTCTGACGCGCCATGTCCCGCAGATTTTGCGCATTGCCGTTGGTGATCTTCAGCGCCCCGATGCCGACCACGCCGCCCAGCAGAATCATCGTCGCGAATACCACAAGCAATGCAAGAAGGCTGGCCCGTACTGTCATGTTGCGCATGCTGATCGATGCCAGCACGCGCCGGCGAAGAGTTAAGTCAACAGCTTAACGGCAGTATCGGGCAGCGCTTTAGGACATTCGGGAAATATCGACTGGTTCGGACGGTCGATTGTGGCTAACTGGTTCGTTCACAGTTTCAGTGGAGCAGTCACATCGGCGTTGATGCGCGAACCGGGCCATTGCAGCGCGAGCGCGTTAATTGCGATGTTGGTGAAAGGCCGCAGAGATATCTCG contains the following coding sequences:
- a CDS encoding LysR family transcriptional regulator, which codes for MDKIHSLRVFSRVVETGSFTAVANVLDSNVARVSRAVSELENDLRVRLFHRTTRRITLTDAGARYYERCQQILADLDYADAEAGNAMNEPHGTLRVHAMPGLGQTHLAACIVGYQARYPNIEIELVLSSTMPRLVEEQFDVSVVTARTLPDSGYVSQVTGTSYSMLVAAPSYLEKHAPLRSPDDLDGHAFVRLQSPASSTDGWQLEGADGDVLLNASAARYRINDPEALRVALRAGAGIGALAVYSAIDDLRAGTLVRVLPQFQLPTRNVYSVYASRRYVDAKIRTFVEFLKEDLSARLAAQEATLVS
- a CDS encoding YncE family protein gives rise to the protein MMEHALLERHGEQAGASDDMRLYFLDHSGNRVLSTMSDGGRFEVLVDACCAGPDGIAIDTARGHLYWTNMGVPSRNDGFIMRCDLDGGDLTTIVPPGLTHTPKQLLIEPRGGHLYWCDREGMRVMRCRLDGSSLETLVQTGYGAHQQADARNWCVGLALDVEREQIYWTQKGATKSNTGRILRAPLNPRRKSVSPASRDDIDTLFDNLPEPVDLELDAATMTLYWTDRGAPPFGNTLNRSRLQRDEMGLHAEVLLDGFNEAIGLSVHPYRNVAYVSDLGGTIRRVSLDGSDTHVVLRDAGSLTGIVAV
- a CDS encoding methyl-accepting chemotaxis protein; protein product: MRNMTVRASLLALLVVFATMILLGGVVGIGALKITNGNAQNLRDMARQTILVNDAYKDTTRTRSAMVRAYSALKERNDTATRDSALQSAQRSLDLSVRETQAFEKSDAFDGMDAALKQQLLDSATQLATTLNRAADALRNGDTATYAALNDRDITASGAAYSTNVEKFQKLANQLSEDALASGNQRYQWIVGTVMFGIAIAVGLIVLAYIALQRTVTTPLAQAADVLDRIASNDLTVRVPEASKSEIGQLFAAMHRMQSGLTRTVSGVRESCEAIHTAAREIAAGNLDLSSRTEEQSASLEETAASMEQLTSTVKQNAEHAREANRLATNAADLAQQGGDVVERAVHTMAEISSSSSKIADIIGMIDSIAFQTNILALNAAVESARAGEQGRGFAVVAGEVRTLAQRSAGAAREIKALIGTSLDHVQNGNGLVTQAGATMTEIVRSVRNVAGIMGEITTATAEQSDGIEQVGHAVSQMDQVTQQNAALVEQAAAAASALESQAQTMREAVSAFRLAKAF